The following proteins are encoded in a genomic region of Camelus ferus isolate YT-003-E chromosome 8, BCGSAC_Cfer_1.0, whole genome shotgun sequence:
- the POU3F2 gene encoding POU domain, class 3, transcription factor 2, producing MATAASNHYSLLTSSASIVHAEPPGGMQQGAGGYREAQSLVQGDYGALQSNGHPLSHAHQWITALSHGGGGGGGGGGGGGGGGGGGGGDGSPWSTSPLGQPDIKPSVVVQQGGRGDELHGPGSLQQQQQQHQQQQQQQQQQQQQQQQQQQRPPHLVHHAANHHPGPGAWRSAAAAAHLPPSMGASNGGLLYSQPSFTVNGMLGAGGQPAGLHHHGLRDAHDESHHADHHPHPHSHPHQQPPPPPPPQGPPGHPGAHHDPHSDEDTPTSDDLEQFAKQFKQRRIKLGFTQADVGLALGTLYGNVFSQTTICRFEALQLSFKNMCKLKPLLNKWLEEADSSSGSPTSIDKIAAQGRKRKKRTSIEVSVKGALESHFLKCPKPSAQEITSLADSLQLEKEVVRVWFCNRRQKEKRMTPPGGTLPGAEDVYGGSRDTPPHHGVQTPVQ from the coding sequence ATGGCGACCGCAGCGTCTAACCACTACAGCCTGCTCACCTCCAGCGCCTCCATCGTGCACGCCGAGCCGCCGGGCGGCATGCAGCAGGGCGCGGGGGGCTACCGTGAGGCGCAGAGCCTGGTGCAGGGCGACTACGGCGCGCTGCAGAGCAACGGGCACCCGCTCAGCCACGCTCACCAGTGGATCACCGCGCTGTCccacggcggcggcggcgggggcggtggcggcggcggcgggggcgggggtggcggcgggggcggcggcgacGGCTCCCCGTGGTCCACCAGCCCCTTGGGCCAGCCGGACATCAAGCCCTCGGTGGTGGTCCAGCAGGGCGGCCGAGGAGACGAGTTGCACGGGCCGGGctccctgcagcagcagcagcagcagcaccagcagcagcagcagcaacagcagcagcagcagcagcaacagcagcagcagcagcagcggccgCCGCATCTGGTGCACCACGCCGCCAACCATCACCCGGGGCCCGGGGCATGGCGGAGCGCGGCGGCCGCGGCGCACCTCCCGCCCTCCATGGGAGCGTCCAACGGCGGCTTGCTCTACTCGCAGCCCAGCTTCACCGTGAACGGCATGCTGGGCGCCGGCGGGCAGCCGGCCGGGCTGCACCACCACGGCCTGCGGGACGCGCACGACGAGTCGCACCACGCCGACCACCACCCGCACCCGCATTCGCACCCGCACCAGCAGCCAccgcccccgccacccccgcaGGGCCCGCCAGGCCACCCCGGCGCGCACCACGACCCGCACTCGGATGAGGACACGCCGACCTCGGATGACCTGGAGCAGTTCGCCAAGCAGTTCAAGCAGCGGCGGATCAAACTGGGATTTACCCAAGCGGACGTGGGGCTGGCACTGGGCACCCTGTACGGCAACGTGTTCTCGCAGACCACCATATGCAGGTTTGAGGCCCTGCAGCTAAGCTTCAAGAACATGTGCAAGCTGAAGCCTTTGTTGAACAAGTGGTTGGAGGAGGCGGACTCATCCTCGGGCAGCCCCACGAGCATAGACAAGATTGCAGCGCAGGGGCGCAAGAGGAAAAAGCGGACCTCCATCGAGGTGAGCGTCAAGGGGGCTCTGGAGAGCCATTTCCTCAAATGCCCCAAGCCCTCGGCCCAGGAGATCACCTCCCTCGCGGACAGCTTACAGCTGGAGAAGGAGGTGGTGAGAGTTTGGTTTTGTaacaggagacagaaagagaaaaggatgacCCCTCCCGGAGGGACTCTGCCGGGCGCCGAGGATGTGTACGGGGGGAGTAGGGACACGCCACCACACCACGGGGTGCAGACACCCGTCCAGTGA